The Petropleomorpha daqingensis genome includes a window with the following:
- the cydB gene encoding cytochrome d ubiquinol oxidase subunit II: MTLAEVWFVLIAVLWVGFLVLEGFDFGVGALHGVLGRDEAGRETALGTIAPVWDGNEVWLVVAGAGMFAAFPGWYATMFSAMYLALILLLVALILRGVAIVLRGKQEGPGWRRRWSAALIAGSVLAPLLIGIALGNLLRGLPIGSDQEFTGSFWDLLQPYALYTGLTVVVLCLLHAAAFVGLKTVGPVHDRADRTGRMLGPLAAAVVVGFAAWTLATASPGAGGWIVALVAVAAVLVAAVAIGRGRDGLAFGATAVTTAAVVGSIFVNLYPRVMVSTTGPADDLTIQNTSSAHYSLTVMTWVAGVLLPVVLIYQGWTYHVFRRRLGAPVAATPTAQIPSPRPAAEQPAGKHRTDPGRTHARDH; this comes from the coding sequence ATGACGCTCGCCGAAGTCTGGTTCGTCCTGATCGCCGTCCTGTGGGTCGGGTTCCTGGTCCTCGAGGGGTTCGACTTCGGGGTCGGGGCGCTGCACGGCGTCCTCGGCCGCGACGAGGCCGGCCGGGAGACCGCGCTGGGCACCATCGCCCCGGTGTGGGACGGCAACGAGGTGTGGCTGGTCGTGGCCGGGGCCGGGATGTTCGCCGCCTTCCCCGGCTGGTACGCGACGATGTTCTCGGCGATGTACCTGGCGCTGATCCTGCTGCTGGTGGCGCTGATCCTCCGCGGTGTGGCCATCGTCCTGCGCGGCAAGCAGGAGGGCCCCGGGTGGCGGCGGCGGTGGAGCGCCGCGCTGATCGCCGGCAGCGTCCTCGCCCCGCTGCTGATCGGGATCGCCCTCGGGAACCTGCTGCGCGGCCTGCCGATCGGCTCGGACCAGGAGTTCACCGGCAGCTTCTGGGACCTGCTGCAGCCGTACGCGCTCTACACCGGGCTCACCGTCGTCGTCCTGTGCCTGCTGCACGCGGCCGCCTTCGTCGGGCTCAAGACGGTCGGGCCCGTGCACGACCGCGCGGACCGCACCGGGCGGATGCTCGGCCCGCTCGCCGCCGCGGTGGTGGTCGGGTTCGCGGCCTGGACGCTGGCCACGGCGTCCCCCGGTGCCGGCGGGTGGATCGTGGCGCTGGTCGCCGTCGCCGCCGTCCTCGTCGCGGCCGTCGCCATCGGACGCGGACGCGACGGGCTCGCCTTCGGCGCGACGGCGGTCACCACGGCCGCCGTCGTCGGGAGCATCTTCGTCAACCTGTACCCGCGGGTCATGGTGTCGACCACCGGTCCGGCCGACGACCTGACGATCCAGAACACGTCCTCGGCGCACTACTCGCTGACCGTCATGACCTGGGTGGCGGGCGTGCTGCTGCCCGTGGTGCTGATCTACCAGGGCTGGACCTACCACGTCTTCCGGCGCCGGCTCGGCGCCCCGGTCGCCGCCACCCCGACCGCGCAGATCCCCTCACCCCGCCCGGCGGCCGAGCAGCCGGCCGGCAAGCACCGAACCGACCCGGGGAGGACCCATGCCAGAGACCACTGA
- a CDS encoding GMC oxidoreductase, with amino-acid sequence MPETTDFDVIVIGTGAGGGTLAHRLAPSGKKVLLLERGDYLPRERDNWSSTAVFVTAKYRAPEFWLDKHGDEFPPEVNYYVGGNTKFYGAALFRLRPQDFGELRHYGGFSPAWPISYDDLEPYYTEAEHLYRVHGRHGEDPTEGFASADYRYPPVEHESRIQQLSDDLGKLGLHPFHLPIGVDLDQDTLGHPTLHSACIRCDRVDGFPCLLKAKSDAEVICVEPALQHPDVTLQTRANVQRLETDPTGRSVTGVVTELADGSTVTYRGSIVVVACGAVNSAVLLLRSANDQHPNGLANGSDVVGRNYMRHNNLALMAVSKEPNPTAFQKTMALHDWYLGADDWDYPMGGIQMLGKSDAEQVRSGAPRWAGRVSPTMPFEEIAHHAVDFWLCGEDLPLPDNRVTLEKDGRIRLTLDEKNNVEGVKRLRHKLQGMLGDLGMEHHLLDHSVYLHKAMPIGATAHQAGTVRFGSDPASSALDANCKAHELDNLYVADTSFFPSIGAVNPSLTAIANALRVGDHLLERLG; translated from the coding sequence ATGCCAGAGACCACTGACTTCGACGTCATCGTCATCGGCACCGGTGCCGGCGGCGGCACGCTCGCCCACCGGCTCGCCCCCTCGGGGAAGAAGGTGCTGCTGCTCGAACGCGGGGACTACCTGCCGCGCGAGCGGGACAACTGGTCCTCGACCGCCGTCTTCGTCACCGCCAAGTACCGCGCGCCGGAGTTCTGGCTCGACAAGCACGGCGACGAGTTCCCGCCCGAGGTCAACTACTACGTCGGGGGGAACACCAAGTTCTACGGCGCGGCCCTGTTCCGGCTGCGGCCCCAGGACTTCGGCGAGCTGCGGCACTACGGCGGGTTCTCACCGGCCTGGCCGATCAGCTACGACGACCTCGAGCCCTACTACACCGAGGCCGAGCACCTGTACCGGGTGCACGGCCGGCACGGCGAGGACCCGACCGAGGGCTTCGCGAGCGCCGACTACCGCTATCCCCCGGTCGAGCACGAGTCGCGGATCCAGCAGCTGTCCGACGACCTCGGCAAGCTGGGCCTGCACCCGTTCCACCTCCCGATCGGGGTCGACCTCGACCAGGACACGCTCGGTCACCCGACGCTGCACAGCGCCTGCATCCGCTGCGACCGGGTGGACGGCTTCCCGTGCCTGCTCAAGGCCAAGTCCGACGCCGAGGTCATCTGCGTCGAGCCGGCCCTCCAGCACCCGGACGTCACGCTGCAGACCCGGGCGAACGTGCAGCGGCTGGAGACCGACCCCACCGGCCGGAGCGTCACCGGCGTGGTCACCGAGCTGGCCGACGGCTCGACCGTGACCTACCGGGGCAGCATCGTGGTGGTGGCCTGCGGGGCGGTCAACTCCGCCGTCCTGCTGCTGCGCTCGGCGAACGACCAGCACCCCAACGGCCTGGCGAACGGATCGGACGTCGTCGGCCGCAACTACATGCGGCACAACAACCTGGCCCTGATGGCGGTCTCGAAGGAGCCCAACCCGACGGCGTTCCAGAAGACGATGGCGCTGCACGACTGGTACCTGGGCGCCGACGACTGGGACTACCCGATGGGCGGGATCCAGATGCTCGGCAAGTCCGACGCCGAGCAGGTGCGCAGCGGCGCGCCGCGCTGGGCCGGACGGGTGTCGCCGACCATGCCGTTCGAGGAGATCGCCCACCACGCGGTGGACTTCTGGCTGTGCGGGGAGGACCTGCCCCTCCCCGACAACCGGGTCACCCTCGAGAAGGACGGCCGGATCCGGCTGACGCTGGACGAGAAGAACAACGTCGAAGGGGTGAAGCGGCTGCGGCACAAGCTCCAGGGCATGCTCGGCGACCTGGGCATGGAGCACCACCTGCTCGACCACAGCGTCTACCTGCACAAGGCCATGCCGATCGGCGCGACGGCGCACCAGGCAGGCACCGTCCGGTTCGGCAGCGACCCGGCCTCGTCCGCGCTCGACGCGAACTGCAAGGCCCACGAGCTGGACAACCTCTACGTCGCCGACACCAGCTTCTTCCCGAGCATCGGCGCGGTGAACCCGTCGCTGACCGCGATCGCGAACGCGCTGCGCGTCGGCGACCACCTCCTGGAACGGCTCGGATGA